In Cynocephalus volans isolate mCynVol1 chromosome 3, mCynVol1.pri, whole genome shotgun sequence, one DNA window encodes the following:
- the CINP gene encoding cyclin-dependent kinase 2-interacting protein, with translation MEAKTLGIVTPRKPVLSVSARKIKDNAADWHNLILKWETLNDAGFTTANNIANLKISLLNKDKIELENSSPAASNENEEKMYPEYNKELETLCEELRATLDALTKIQVKMEKLSSTTKGICELENYHYGEESDRPPLFHTWPTTHFYEVSQKLSDMYRKELLLKRTVVEELAHTVDHDLILSYLSMWLHQPYLESDSQLHLESMLLETGHRAL, from the exons ATGGAAG CAAAGACTCTTGGAATTGTAACGCCTAGAAAACCTGTCTTATCTGTCAGTGCAAGAAAAATTAAGGACAATGCAGCCGATTGGCATAATTTAATCCTGAAATGGGAAACCCTCAATGATGCAGGTTTTACCACTGCAAATAATATTGCCAACCTGAAAATCAGTTTATT gaATAAAGACAAGATAGAATTAGAGAACAGCAGCCCAGCAGCTTccaatgaaaatgaagaaaagatgtATCCGGAATATAATAAGGAACTCGAGACACTGTGTGAGGAATTGCGGGCCACCTTGGATGCGTTG accaaaatacAGGTGAAAATGGAAAAGCTGTCTTCAACTACCAAGGGAATTTGTGAACTAGAAAATTACCATTATGGGGAGGAGAGTGACCGGCCCCCCCTGTTTCACACGTGGCCCACAACCCATTTCT ATGAGGTTTCCCAGAAACTCTCTGACATGTACAGGAAGGAGCTCCTCCTGAAGCGCACTGTGGTTGAAGAGCTGGCACACACTGTGGACCACGACCTCATTCTGAGCTACTTGTCAATGTGGCTGCACCAGCCCTACCTGGAGAGTGACAGCCAGCTGCATCTGGAAAGCATGCTGCTTGAAACAGGCCACCGAGCACTGTGA